A region from the Deltaproteobacteria bacterium genome encodes:
- a CDS encoding pyridoxine 5'-phosphate synthase, whose protein sequence is MARLSVNIDHVATIRQARCAKEPDPVTAASLAELGGADGITIHLREDRRHIQDRDAIILRKTVKTKLNLEMAGTQEMMKIALELKPDMVTLVPEKRQELTTEGGLDVKTQKDHLKKFIAALKEAGIRVNLFIDPEPEQVKASHRIDTNGIEIHTGKYCNTQDGVLKKDKELERIYNTALLASKLGMAVHAGHGLDYYNIKRVAEIKEIEEFAIGFSIIAKSVFVGIERAVREIKELVK, encoded by the coding sequence GCGCCAAAGAGCCTGACCCAGTGACAGCAGCAAGTTTGGCGGAACTTGGCGGCGCAGACGGTATAACCATTCATCTCCGTGAGGACAGAAGGCATATTCAGGACAGGGACGCAATCATCCTGAGGAAGACGGTTAAGACCAAACTTAATCTGGAAATGGCTGGAACGCAGGAGATGATGAAGATTGCCCTTGAGCTGAAACCGGATATGGTTACGCTTGTGCCGGAAAAGCGGCAGGAGCTGACAACAGAAGGCGGTCTGGATGTAAAAACCCAGAAAGATCACCTCAAAAAGTTTATCGCTGCCCTTAAAGAAGCCGGAATCAGGGTAAATCTTTTTATTGACCCTGAGCCGGAACAGGTAAAGGCCAGTCACAGAATAGACACAAATGGCATAGAAATACATACAGGGAAGTATTGTAATACGCAGGATGGGGTATTGAAAAAAGATAAAGAACTGGAACGGATATATAATACAGCCCTTCTTGCGTCAAAACTCGGCATGGCTGTTCATGCAGGCCACGGCCTTGATTATTACAACATAAAGAGGGTTGCAGAGATAAAAGAGATTGAAGAATTTGCCATTGGCTTCAGCATAATAGCAAAAAGCGTATTTGTTGGCATAGAGAGAGCAGTTAGGGAGATAAAGGAGCTTGTAAAATAG
- the acpS gene encoding holo-ACP synthase — MIYNIGIDIVHIPKFKKAVERWGDKLKKRIFTKGELAYCKNRRFSEQHLAVRFAAKEAFIKALGRGVGSNKEIEVTNNSDGRPYILLNSKSPIQNSELRTHLSLSHDGDYCIAQVILETNE; from the coding sequence ATGATTTACAATATCGGCATAGACATTGTGCATATCCCTAAGTTCAAAAAGGCGGTTGAAAGATGGGGAGATAAACTTAAAAAAAGAATATTTACTAAAGGCGAGTTAGCATACTGCAAAAACAGAAGATTTTCTGAGCAGCACCTTGCAGTGCGCTTTGCAGCCAAAGAGGCCTTTATAAAGGCCCTCGGGCGCGGAGTTGGATCTAATAAAGAGATAGAGGTAACAAACAACAGTGATGGCAGGCCTTACATATTATTGAACTCAAAATCCCCAATTCAGAACTCGGAACTCCGAACTCATTTATCCCTTTCCCATGACGGTGATTACTGTATTGCACAGGTGATATTAGAGACAAACGAGTAA